CGATGGGCATGTGGAACTCGTGGAGCTGTGCTCCAACTTGAGGTACAGATCGGCAATCATCAACTGAGAAATCTTTCGAGCGTTAAACCTTCTGGAAGCGCAAAGAATTCGGATTGTTGTAGATTATGCTAGACTATGAGCCAATGCTCTCAAGTTTGACTTTTCACTAGCTCATGGGTGCATGCTGTAAATTattcccttttttgtttttctcctcCACTTTAGTTTTTCATTTTAGATTTTTACCATCACAGTGTGGTGAGAGGAGCGAGTGGTGCCAGCAGATGGTTGAATCAATTTTGAGGTGGGTTTCCTTCCGTTGATCCTCTTTCTTTCATTTGCACATGGATAGAAGAAACGTATCTGCAGTATTGACACAACTGATATCATGCGGTCATTAATATGTAAATTGAAGGACTATTGATTTTTAGCATCCAGAACTAGCAGTGAAAACTTTGATGTTGTAGTTGTATATCTACTCTAAGAATTTAATTCAACACTGTCTGTTTGGAAGTATGTAATTGAATTGCAGGAATGTATGGTCATATCTCTGAACCTTGTATCGCACATTGGTATTTCTTAAATTTGTTTTTTCTCCTCTTGTCGTCGGAATGAATATGACTCCCCCCTCCCAATTGAAGTTAAAAGATAATACAATCCCAAGCGCAAGAGCTAGTGAATCTAAATAGTTTTAAGTTCATATGTCCTGGGAATTGAGTATTCCTGGCTGGGATACAACTTGTATCAGATCTTCTACTTTGTCAATACTATTTGGATTATATTGGTGTTGAATGAAAAAGGTAGCATTTGCATGTGGACTGGTAAAGCAGTTGATCCTTACTTTTGACAAGATAGGCATGCCTTGATAATAGCGTGCAAAGAATTGGATACATGTACATCAAAGTCTGGACAAATCGACGAACCAAAGGATCTCAGATTCTCAAGATTGCTTAGCTAGGGAAAACAAAAGCTAGTGCTCTGTTAAATCGTCTCCACCAAAAGAAAGGTGGCACTCTTTTAGGATCGATGTTAAATCAATGGATTAAACTTTATTAAAGTAGAAAAATGTGACCCAAAATCTGCAGCTATCTTATACTCTCATTTAACAagatttcttcctttttcttgttCAAAGAAAGAAAGGAATAAAAACATGTATTCCATGAACAAGCAGTGAATTTTTCTACGAGATCAATAGTAGCTGTAAAGAGAAAGGCTAGAAGGAACAAGAACTAGTCAAAGAGTCAAATCAAAAGGGATCAAATCCTTGTGCTAGATCGAATGGCACTTGTTTGTAGTACATGATTAATGAATAGTAAAATGTTTACATCAGAATGGATTTACTTACAAAGCATATATATGGCTAGGCAATTTGGAGCATAACTGGCCGGTCCCaactttcaacttgttcttgatagtgtcTTCTTTTCCAAAGGATAGCAAGCCCTGAAATCCTAGCACCTGATACTTGGCGCTTTTCACTTTTGGTATCGGAATTTTTTACTGCTTGCTTTTTGCGGCAAATAGCCTGGTAATGAAAGATAATATTTTTCCTCTCTTGccgttttattttgttttctcttttttggtATTCGGAACAGATTCTTATATCCATTTTGATTCTTTTCTAAAATTACATACACGTGTTGTTGTTTCCACCTTTAACTATTGAGTATTACACTCTTACATTATGACAATTGTTTCCTTGCGCTGGTAATCCACATCTAGTAACTTAAAATTTGGGATCTACTTCGTTTTAGGAGTGTTCATGTGTAGAGTTAGCAAAAAGAGATATACTTAATTATCCTAATTCAGAATCACCCATGCTTGCATCATATTAAACTATATATCTCTTGGTGAGCGATCCTTTCCTAGACTATGCATGAACATGATATGCTTCGTGCACCGCAATGCTTTCTAACTTGATAGCACATATGACATGCATGACTTAAGTCTAATTCCATGCAGCTTAGTTTTATGGTTTGGTTAACGTGAACGAATGCTCTTATGTATGTAAAAAGAGGAAATGAACACCAAAGTGAATTAAGATATACAGTACTGAATGATATCCAAAATCAAAAGATGGGCATATATAAAAGAACTTTGTGCATGATAGGTATATATTGTACGTTGATAAATCTTGGGCTAGACCCATGTGTTAGATTCTAAGCCTATACAATAGGTCAGATCTTCACTAGTTAGAAGCAAATTAGTGCTAAGCTTTTCAACAGCATCAGAATAGTAACCACATGAGGCCCTCTCTTTTGGTCTTCAGCTTTTGTTGTTTGAGTTGCCACAAGGATTCCTTTTCAAGACTTGAGTAGTATATATTTTTCTGTTCGATCACTTTCACTAACACATTCGCCCTAGCAACCCGCTTgcattgcttctttttttttttatctttttttttctatcttgACCACTTTTTGCATGCACTATTAACAAATTGATACCTTAATGGAATTTTTATGCAGCTTATATATGTTGCTTAACCCAAACCTTTTAATGTAACGCTTCTAAAATTATACCTATATCCAGGGGCGGATCAACACTGTCTGCTATAGTTACATGtgaacccagtagcttttgcTACGATCCAATATATGTATTAGGAAATCTACATAAACGTCAAATCTTGGACCTATATTAAGAACGATAAAGAGTTTGATATGTTCCTCTACTATTAACAATTGTTTAAAAATGTCCTTTGTTATACTATTTGGCCGCTTAAGTCCCTACCGTTATACTATCACACAAATATACCCCTAATTTTAACGGAGTGCCACGTGGCAGCTCAGGACCAAAATGACTCACCCTCTGTTTTAATAGCAGGATCCAATTAAAACCAACAGCTAATTTTTTACCCATGCATTACCCGACCCAATTTGCTCAACTTTgggtttttttcttttaaaaaaattcaaaattaaagaacATCTCCATACATCTCCAACTTTCCTTGAATCCCTAGTCCTTTAGATGGATTATCCACAATAATAAATGGATGAGATTTGGAACAGCAACCAAAGCAACCTCCGTTCTGTTCAAATTCGGGTTTATTTGCATATCCAAAGCTTTGTAGCTTGTTCTTTCATGGTGGCTTCaattttttttcctaatttttttaTCACCAATTACTTTTTTTGCTCAATCAGATTTATGCCTCACGTCTCCTTTAAAAAATACTGTCACAAATTTATAATTCCAAAGCAAATtggttttcaatttttttttaacaattatACCTGAAAATTGTGAAAAACCGAGAGTAGTTATGCTTTCtgatctttctttcttctttttatgGCATTTTTCGAAGACCTTAATTAAAAAAATGTGGAATCTCACAAACCTAATTTCTAACCATGAgatattattttttcattttggtTGGAGTGAGAAATAAATTGAAGAAATTTCCTTTTCTTTGAAAAACAAGGAAAATAAAGATGTTCTAGAGCATGGAATTACTTCTTTTTTCTGATTGTTGAATCGATCAAGTGGTGAAACATGGAGCTTAATGGTAAAAGTTGGtatgaagaagatgaaaatggCGGTATTAGGCCAATTTGTCGTGAACCGTGGACAGAATTTGATGCACATGGGTCGGGTAATGGGCAAAAAATTAGGTGTGGATTTTAAATGGATCTAGCTTTTGAAACAGAGGGTGAGTCCTTTTGTTCCTGAGCTCCCTCGTGGCACTCTGTAAAATTAGGGGTATATTTGTGTGATAGTATAACGGTAGGGACTTAAACAGCCAAATAGTATAACGAAGGACACTTTTAAACAATTGTTAATAGTAGACGGACATATCAGACCTTTTACCGTATTAAGAAAAATATACTTGATATATAATAAGAAATCTATGGAGATATATATTAAAAAATCTACAAAAATATTTGTACTACATAAATACTTGACGAAGAACCTAATTATTATTACATACAGGATAACTTGAGATTGCTATAagaacccataaactttaaatcTTGAATCCCTCTCAGCCTACATGCTTCAAACATGAAGAAAATTTTACTATTCATGAAACActctttctttttctgttttaattatttttcctttaAAGTTTGGACATTAAATTTATTCACCTTTTCTGTGAAATAAGCAACTGATTTAGAAGTGACTCTCATGATTTCCCATGCTATCAACGACACTTCTCCATTAATTTAAGGCCTTTGTACTGTTCTAATAAAGTTTCCGTTAAGAATTCTGTGTATTTCTTGCGCACTATATGTTCGTTAATAAATAGCAAAAAATTGGAGAGAAAATGGAAAATTTCGCAGAGAAGAGAAGAATCTTCTTCTTTTCTCCCTCTGGTAAAAGGCTACCCCACTATGTGCATTAAACTGTAGCAATGTATTCAAATCAATGTTCCATAATGGGTAACTATAGTGCTTCAACATTAACTTAATTCTATTTGTAATAATGACTCTTCATAAGTAATACAACGGAGTATTAGGTATTTCAATTCAGATTATATCACAGAATTAGAACGGAAGAAGTATATTGAACCTCCTCACCATATATAATTGAACGCATGAATTAGAATCATGGCATGAATATTTTAATTAGAAGCCTATTAGAAAGCAATTTAAATGACAATTTGTAGGTAGTAATTAGACTAGACCAGTAGATTATAGAATGTGAATgaactttttttaaaatttgtgcAAGGAAGCAAACGAGAAAGTATTTCGCTCTTTGTGGAGAAAGTTTATTTCGCTTTCAAAGACTTAATGTGTATTGCACAACAAATCATAGAATATAAGTGGAAAAAAGTTGATTATCATAAATCACAATACTCAGATGTCAAGCTCAATGGTACTTATATATTATCaggaataaacaaataaaatacTACTAGAAATTTGGAATTTAGCGACCAAAATTTTGCGACCAAACTTAGTCTgtccagattagcgaccaaagttggtagGTAAAagggagaaaaatattttatatttattttatataaattaccgaccaaagttgatctGTAAAGTGGTCAACAGGTTGACCCAGATAGTCAGTATTGTGTAGTCAAAGAAAATTTTatattaccgaccaactttggtcggcaatgtgggacccagttaaaaaattttaatagttatattattatttaaaatattttataaaatataaagaaatcttatttaaaattaccgaccaaagttggtcgataaTACAGAGGAAgcatttaccgaccaactttggtcgcttttttttaATATCTGGAAagtaaccgaccaactttggtcggttatgtgatcaacattggtcaaaatttaaatcacttttgtatttactatctgaATTATATAAAAGATATCCGTTAAtatttttgtaatacaagggatgaatacactaacatatactataacatgttatatatgtagttaaagtagtacaacgaagcgtgttatatatatatatatatatatatatatatatatatatatatatatatatatatatatatatatatataggtgagacgttttatttttaatattcaacgatgcatctaagtaagttataagtcgacGGATCAATTTACaaacagatatatttgatgataaattatatatactaattaggatcttcacaagtctatcaatccctaaaagaatcCGACCCTTatctatatagatatagatataggtgagacgttttgtttttaatattaaaCGATACATCtgagtaagttataagtcgatgaatcaatttacaaacaaatatatttgatgataaattatatatacaaATTAGGACCCTTCTTGACACCGTCTTTTAGATGAAAGTTCATCAAACGGTGATGATAAATTTGTACAAAACACTCATTGACTTAtatatatactttgaactagacaaatagaacTGGTCCTGGACTAGTTGTAATAAGTATTAACTTGGTTTTGAATtttttagttctattgaactttaatttattagttttaatgtatttattgaattgtgttgttgttgttggcataaaatgctTGTTTAGAAATTTTGgtatgctggcaggtggtgtagctgccaaaataGGCCTTTTATGCCAAAATTAAAACCCAAGAAACCTACCAAAGTTGGTcagtatttaattttaaaaaaaaaattcttctgattagcgaccaaagttggtcgcttaatctttaaaaaaataaaaaattaataattaccgaccaaagttggtcggttaatgAACAAGGATTACCCAGATTTCACATTTACCGACCatctttggtcgctaatttttaaattttaatttttaaaaaaaatatattttttaatataccgaccaactttggtcgctaatctttaaattttaataattaataatataacATAATTTACATacaccgaccaactttggtcggtaaaattaaattattaaaatttgttaccggccaaagttggtcggtatgtgCTTTAAATTGCACAGCTAGTCCTTTTACCTTTGAGATCAATTTTGGTCGGTAattagcgaccaattttggtcgatATACAAAAGCGACCACTAAAATAGCGATCAAGACTGTTTGGACGGATTTTGGTTGGTATTTTGCATAAAAAAAAATCAACGTTGatcgctttttgtggtcgctaAAATCCAGATTTCTAGTAGTGAAACTGGAAAtggggaaaaaaaggaaaaggtaaGAGACAAGAAACATAGAGAATACGGCTAGAGCAAGTTGCGTAAAAGCTTTAGTAGCTATAAATAGTTAAGGGCATGCACAAAATCCATATTGACAAACCAAGCCAAAATTGACTGACATTAAACATCACTAAAGAAAGGGTTATTATTAGCATACGAAATTTCTTGAATGGCTTTCACTCCTCAGTACTATAGCCACCTCTTTTCCAATGAATTCAACTCTTCTTTCCCTGCAGGCGAAGGCGTTAGCGCCTTACAAATATGTAATACCCAAGTAACCCCATCATCGGTACTTTATGATAATAATATTGAGGCGCAGTTACTCAACATTAATTCACTGCCTGATCATTATGTCCCTCCATCAATTTCAAATTCAATGATGATGCCATGGTTCCCTGAACGACTTGGCGTAGTTTCAGACATGACCGTGCCGGCGCTACTACCGGCGCCGGCTTCCTCTTCTGATACGTTTTCTAGCGAGTATTCTTTGAATAATACTACTCATCACGTTTATGTAGCCGACCAGCATGAGGCTTGTGAATCTTGTTGGGATGAAACTACTGGTTTGGATCATCACTCCAGCTTCTGGTCCCGTTGTCCTGTCGCTACCTCCAATAATTGGGTACATTTCCGGACGTCGTCGTTTGCTtcctgtattttatttttttgaactaTCAACTCATTATCCAAAAACTTAAGCTAGagagtatatttttatttacttaattattaTGTTTTCAAAACCTAGGCTTGATTTTTTTTATGAGATGGCACTCGTGAATTTATTTAATTGAATGGCAGTGAGACTCGAATCCAAGATTCTCGCTCTGTACGAAAATCTGCATGTTAAATTGTGTGAATGTGACGGTCAACTCATCTAAAAGTTTAAGCTATTAAAGCAAGCTTAAGTTTATCTACTTGATCATATGCCTTGAACATATTTCTCATAGATCACACACAAATTACCTGGCTAGTCTAATATTTTATGCATGGAAAGttaacaaaacaaagaaaatacttTAAGTTTCAGCTAAGAGACTTAAACAGATTTATAAATTGTTGTTGTCAGGGGCCTCAAAGGGAGACAAGCCCAAAAGTCAAAGAAACGCCAGCAATGAAGATCGGAAGGTATTCAGAAGAGGAGAGGAAGGACAGGATTCTCCGATATCTTAAGAAAAGAAATCAAAGGAACTTCAACAAAACCATTAAGGTTTCAACATCTCTTTCTTTTTACATATGCATGTGTTAATATAATATAAAGTTTTACATATGATTAGTTCAATCTACTGCTACTTTTTGTGAGCATTAATTACGTTATATCCGGGCATGCAGTATGCTTGTCGCAAAACCCTAGCCGACAAACGTGTTCGAGTTCGTGGAAGATTTGCTAAGAATAATGAAGTATGCGATGATGAGAAAGGGATTAATGATAATTACCATGGACCCAAGGATGTACGCTATGATAATCCGTTCCAGGTTAGTTTGCATTTTTGACACACTTTCTTTATTACTCGGTTTCAAAAAGAATAATACATTTATATAtttgaaataattcaactttataCTTTTCATTTGACCAATTTTGTAGCCATGCAAATTAAAAGCTACATAAGAACTCTTACCCTTTAAGTTTTACTACAAAtatcaaaagtctttttttttcttaaacgaTGTGTATAGTCAAACCATGTCACCTAATTGAAACAAAGAGAGTATTTTACTTAACAATCGATCTTTGTCTTCTCTGCCTAAATGTTTTCGACGAGTCTCATTATTCGTTTCTGTTTATTGTTTTTGCAGATAAAACATCCTGATCAGTGTGAAGAGAATTGGTTAGAAGAGGCTATCACAAATCTTATGTATATACCTTATATAGGTAGCTCCTATGATCATGGAGGAATGTCAGTCGAACGTTTCATGAGCTGATGTTCAGCCATTTGTTTATTAAGTTACTAAAACAGTTTATGTATTAAGTATTACTTAGAAGTATCATTTCCATCTAGATAGTTAAGGTCCACTTCTTTAATATAAACAGTTCATCCCCCTCAAAACGAATGATGGCACAAAACATATATACTACTAGTCTCTCTTTTTGACATAGTGAAAATATTGTACCAATTGGCTACACTTCTCACTTGGAAATTTGATCGTAGAATCAAAATTATATTTCATGGTTTC
The Nicotiana sylvestris chromosome 11, ASM39365v2, whole genome shotgun sequence DNA segment above includes these coding regions:
- the LOC104230434 gene encoding putative zinc finger protein CONSTANS-LIKE 11, which codes for MAFTPQYYSHLFSNEFNSSFPAGEGVSALQICNTQVTPSSVLYDNNIEAQLLNINSLPDHYVPPSISNSMMMPWFPERLGVVSDMTVPALLPAPASSSDTFSSEYSLNNTTHHVYVADQHEACESCWDETTGLDHHSSFWSRCPVATSNNWGPQRETSPKVKETPAMKIGRYSEEERKDRILRYLKKRNQRNFNKTIKYACRKTLADKRVRVRGRFAKNNEVCDDEKGINDNYHGPKDVRYDNPFQIKHPDQCEENWLEEAITNLMYIPYIGSSYDHGGMSVERFMS